A stretch of Gossypium hirsutum isolate 1008001.06 chromosome A06, Gossypium_hirsutum_v2.1, whole genome shotgun sequence DNA encodes these proteins:
- the LOC121230351 gene encoding MDIS1-interacting receptor like kinase 2 has translation MIKESSVLHSEALAILKWKASLQSQNHSVLLSWNTSNNPNTKTSPCGWFGIHCNHADSVIKINLTGYGVKGTLHLFPFLSLPNLAELDLSTNELYGIIPPKISQLSKLTYLDLSFNQFSGQIPPEISHLVHLQTLHLAGNQLNGSIPREIGQLKFLTDLALCSNKLNGCIPASLGKLSRLVSLLLYNNSLSGLIPPELGNLRNLVEVYLDTNRLTGPIPSTFGNLKNLRVLHMFNNSLSGPIPSELGNMESLSEINLYHNNLSGLIPTSFGDLRLLTLAHLYESQLSGPIPEEIGNLNSLIDLECNTPNPRPSPESNTRC, from the exons ATGATCAAGGAATCGTCAGTCTTACATT CAGAAGCATTGGCAATCCTCAAATGGAAAGCCAGCCTTCAAAGTCAAAACCATTCTGTTTTGCTTTCCTGGAATACTTCCAACAACCCAAATACCAAAACAAGTCCTTGTGGTTGGTTTGGAATCCATTGCAACCATGCTGACAGTGTTATAAAGATTAACCTCACTGGCTATGGTGTAAAAGGTACACTCCATTTATTTCCATTCTTGTCTTTGCCTAATCTTGCAGAGTTGGACCTTAGCACCAATGAACTTTATGGCATAATCCCACCTAAAATCAGTCAGCTCTCCAAACTCACCTACCTCGATTTATCCTTTAACCAGTTCTCTGGGCAAATCCCACCTGAAATTAGCCACCTTGTACATCTTCAGACCCTCCACCTTGCTGGAAATCAGTTGAATGGCTCAATTCCTCGAGAAATTGGTCAGCTCAAATTTCTCACTGACCTTGCCTTGTGTAGCAACAAGCTAAATGGTTGCATTCCTGCTTCTCTCGGTAAACTAAGTCGACTTGTTTCCTTGCTTCTCTATAATAATTCCCTTTCTGGTCTCATTCCTCCAGAATTGGGAAACCTTAGGAATTTGGTTGAAGTTTACCTGGACACCAACCGTCTAACTGGTCCAATCCCTTCCACATTTGGAAACTTGAAAAACCTGAGGGTGCTTCACATGTTTAACAACAGTCTTTCAGGTCCCATCCCCTCCGAGTTAGGGAATATGGAATCTCTTTCTGAAATAAACCTTTATCACAACAATCTATCTGGCTTGATCCCAACCTCATTTGGTGACTTGAGACTTCTTACACTTGCCCACCTCTATGAAAGTCAACTCTCTGGTCCAATTCCTGAGGAGATAGGAAACTTGAATTCTCTTATTGACctagagtgtaacaccccgaacccgagaccgtcaccggagtcgaatacgaggtgt
- the LOC107962453 gene encoding MDIS1-interacting receptor like kinase 2, producing MMKSLTVLAPLLLCVTLLFSSLNVASDSAAEALAILKWKASLQSQNHSVLLSWNISNNPDTKTSPCAWFGIHCNHADSVTKINLTGYGVKGMLHSFPFSSLPNLAELDLSTNELYGIIPPQISQLSKLTYLDLSSNQFAGRIPPEIGHLIHLQTLHLGENQLNGSIPQEIGQLKFVTDLALYSNKLNGSIPASLGKLSRLVSLILFDNSLSGPIPPELGNLRNLVEVYLDTNRLTGPIPSTFGNLRKLSVLNMFNNSLSGSIPSELGNMESLSQISLYHNNLSGLIPTSFGDLRHLTLAHLYGNQLSGPIPEEIGNLNSLVDLQLSDNQLNGSIPTSLGNLSNLGILHLRDNQLSGSIPNEIGNLTKLTMLELDHNNLTGNLPQGICRGGSLENFTAANNQLTGPIPDGLKNCTSLKRLRLERNRLGGNISEDLGVYPNLNFIDLSDNEFYGEVSSNWGLCKSLESLSVARNNLSGIIPAEIGNSRQIQRLNLSSNHLVGVILKEISKLTSLLYLDLNGNQLSGSVPLELGLMSKILYLDLSANQLSNSIPETIGNLSMSFYLNLSINQFSQRIPIHVGKLTRLIQLDLSHNMLSGEIPVEFQSLQSLEALNLSHNNLSGEIPTSLEKLRGLYTVDISYNELQGPIPNCQAFLNASVQELGGNKGLCGNARGLPPCTPFSKKGHNNNKTFLVVMFSILSVSCLLISSIALLFAFKKRKKDADEGRQSNASDEIFFSLSPFNGRKLFEEIIRATKDFDAQYCIGKGGYGNVYKAELSSGDVVAVKKFHLLHTSEMADQRQFLNEVMALVETRHRNIVKFYGFCSSAGHSFLVYKYLERGSLASVLSKNEESKKLDWNKRVNIVKGVVNALSYLHHDCSPPIVHRDITSNNILLDLEYEAHLSDFGTAKLLNPDSSNWSNIAGTYGYIAPELSYTMQVTEKCDVYSFGVLALELIVGAYPGEFLSNLSIVTAESIPLNNVLDQRLSPPPPEVMNKLVFILKLAVSCLDNNPKSRPTMHTVSQLVFDHI from the exons ATGATGAAGAGTTTAACTGTGCTTGCTCCCTTACTCTTGTGTGTTACTTTACTATTTTCTTCTCTTAATGTTGCTTCTGATTCTGCAGCAGAAGCATTGGCAATCCTCAAATGGAAAGCCAGCCTTCAAAGCCAAAACCATTCTGTTTTGCTTTCCTGGAATATTTCCAACAACCCGGATACCAAAACAAGTCCTTGTGCTTGGTTTGGAATCCATTGCAACCACGCTGACAGTGTTACAAAAATTAACCTCACTGGCTACGGTGTAAAAGGTATGCTCCATTCATTTCCATTCTCATCTTTGCCTAATCTTGCAGAGTTGGACCTTAGCACCAATGAACTTTATGGCATAATCCCACCTCAAATCAGCCAGCTCTCCAAACTCACCTACCTTGATTTATCCTCTAACCAATTCGCTGGGCGAATCCCACCTGAAATTGGCCACCTTATACATCTTCAGACCCTCCACCTTGGTGAAAATCAGTTGAACGGCTCAATTCCACAAGAAATTGGTCAGCTCAAATTTGTCACTGACCTTGCCTTGTATAGCAACAAGCTAAATGGTTCCATTCCTGCTTCTCTCGGTAAACTAAGTCGACTTGTTTCCTTAATTCTCTTTGATAATTCCCTTTCTGGACCCATTCCTCCAGAATTGGGAAACCTTAGGAATTTGGTTGAAGTTTACCTGGACACCAACCGTCTAACTGGTCCCATCCCTTCCACATTTGGAAACTTGAGAAAACTGAGCGTGCTTAACATGTTTAACAATAGTCTTTCAGGTTCCATCCCCTCTGAGTTAGGGAATATGGAATCTCTTTCTCAAATAAGCCTTTATCACAACAATCTATCTGGCTTGATCCCAACCTCATTTGGTGACCTGAGACATCTTACACTTGCCCACCTTTATGGAAATCAACTCTCTGGTCCCATTCCTGAGGAGATAGGAAACTTGAATTCTCTTGTTGACCTACAGTTGAGTGACAACCAACTCAATGGCTCTATTCCTACTTCACTTGGCAATTTGAGCAACTTAGGAATTCTGCATCTCCGAGACAACCAACTCTCAGGTTCCATTCCTAATGAAATCGGAAACTTGACGAAGTTGACCATGTTAGAACTAGACCACAACAATCTGACAGGAAATTTGCCGCAAGGCATTTGCCGTGGTGGATCACTTGAAAACTTCACAGCAGCTAACAACCAGCTTACTGGGCCAATCCCTGATGGGTTGAAAAATTGCACTAGCTTGAAGAGACTCCGCCTTGAAAGAAACCGACTCGGAGGGAATATATCTGAAGATTTAGGCGTTTACCCAAACCTAAATTTCATTGATTTAAGTGACAATGAATTTTATGGTGAAGTGTCTTCCAATTGGGGATTGTGCAAAAGCTTAGAGAGCCTGTCTGTTGCAAGGAACAATCTCAGTGGTATAATACCAGCTGAGATTGGAAACTCACGTCAGATACAAAGGCTTAATCTTTCTTCAAATCATTTAGTCGGGGTCATTCTTAAGGAAATTTCAAAGTTGACGTCTTTGCTTTATCTTGATTTGAATGGGAATCAACTTTCTGGTAGTGTACCCCTGGAACTAGGACTTATGTCCAAGATTTTGTATCTAGACTTGTCTGCAAACCAATTGAGCAACTCCATCCCTGAAACTATAGGGAATCTTTCCATGTCATTCTACTTGAATTTGAGCATCAATCAGTTTAGCCAAAGAATTCCAATTCATGTAGGCAAGTTAACTAGGCTGATTCAACTAGATTTGAGTCACAACATGCTTTCAGGGGAGATTCCAGTGGAATTTCAAAGTTTGCAGAGCTTGGAGGCACTAAACCTTTCTCACAATAATCTCTCTGGTGAAATACCAACCTCTTTGGAGAAGCTCAGAGGCTTGTACACTGTTGACATTTCATATAATGAACTCCAGGGTCCCATTCCCAACTGCCAAGCATTTCTAAATGCTTCAGTACAAGAATTGGGAGGGAACAAAGGATTATGTGGCAATGCTAGAGGATTACCGCCTTGCACACCTTTTTCTAAGAAGGGTCACAACAACAACAAAACCTTTTTAGTAGTTATGTTCTCTATTCTATCGGTTTCTTGTCTCTTGATTTCATCAATTGCTTTGTTGTTTGCCTTCAAGAAGAGGAAGAAAGATGCAGATGAAGGAAGACAAAGCAATGCAAGTGATGAGATATTTTTCTCATTATCTCCCTTTAATGGAAGAAAGTTGTTTGAAGAGATCATTAGAGCTACCAAAGATTTTGATGCTCAATATTGCATTGGGAAGGGAGGATATGGAAACGTATACAAAGCAGAGCTGTCATCAGGAGATGTTGTAGCTGTGAAGAAATTCCATCTGTTGCATACCAGTGAAATGGCAGATCAAAGACAGTTTCTAAATGAGGTTATGGCATTAGTAGAAACAAGACACAGAAATATTGTGAAGTTCTATGGTTTTTGCTCCTCTGCAGGTCATTCCTTTTTAGTATATAAGTACCTTGAAAGAGGTAGCTTGGCTTCTGTTCTCAGTAAGAATGAAGAATCTAAGAAATTGGACTGGAACAAGAGGGTGAATATTGTCAAAGGTGTTGTTAATGCCCTCTCCTATTTGCACCACGACTGTTCACCACCCATTGTTCATCGAGATATAACAAGCAACAACATTTTGCTTGATTTGGAGTATGAAGCGCACCTTTCAGACTTTGGCACTGCTAAACTTCTCAATCCAGACTCATCCAATTGGAGTAATATTGCTGGAACATACGGATACATTGCACCAG AGCTTTCCTACACCATGCAAGTTACTGAAAAATGTGATGTGTATAGTTTTGGTGTGCTGGCATTGGAATTGATAGTTGGGGCATATCCGGGTGAATTTCTCTCTAATCTATCAATTGTAACAGCAGAAAGCATTCCACTAAACAATGTGTTGGATCAAAGGCTTTCGCCTCCTCCGCCAGAAGTTATGAACAAACTCGTATTCATCCTGAAGTTGGCCGTTTCATGTTTAGATAACAATCCAAAATCTAGGCCAACCATGCACACTGTTTCTCAGCTCGTGTTCGACCACATCTAG